The proteins below are encoded in one region of Segatella copri:
- a CDS encoding chromate transporter: protein MNNSVSYLTLFKTFLKIGIVTFGGGYAMIPIIESEVVDKHHWMTKEEFLDAIATTQVCPGALAINMSSLLGYKLAKTPGAIVCTLGASLPSFLIILAIAMFFHRFEDNKVVAAMFAGIRPAVVALIAVPTFSLAKSAGISLVNCWIPILSALLIWLLGVNPIWVIIAAAVGGYIYGQFIQPTE, encoded by the coding sequence ATGAATAATAGCGTAAGTTATCTTACATTATTCAAAACATTTTTGAAGATTGGCATAGTCACCTTTGGTGGTGGCTATGCCATGATTCCTATTATAGAATCCGAAGTCGTCGACAAGCATCATTGGATGACGAAGGAGGAATTCTTGGATGCCATTGCTACTACCCAGGTTTGTCCGGGCGCCTTGGCCATCAACATGAGTTCCCTGCTCGGATATAAGTTGGCAAAGACACCGGGAGCCATCGTCTGCACCCTCGGCGCTTCGTTGCCATCGTTTCTTATTATCTTGGCGATAGCCATGTTTTTCCATCGGTTTGAAGACAACAAGGTTGTTGCTGCCATGTTTGCAGGCATCCGTCCTGCCGTCGTGGCATTGATAGCCGTACCTACATTCTCGCTTGCCAAGAGTGCCGGTATTTCGCTTGTCAACTGCTGGATTCCTATTCTATCCGCCCTTCTAATCTGGCTTTTGGGCGTCAACCCAATCTGGGTGATTATCGCAGCTGCCGTAGGTGGCTACATCTATGGACAGTTTATCCAGCCAACAGAGTAA
- a CDS encoding chromate transporter produces MIFFQLFIVFIQIGIFGFGGGYSMISLIQGQVVTQYHWMTMQEFTDVVAISQMTPGPIGINTATYCGYTAVHNAGMSGMMAVLGSAMATFALVLPSLVLMILISKMLYKYMNTSAVQSIFIGLRPAIVGLVGAAALLLMNGENFSTPANPWHFYISIALFFATFIGVKVMKINPIRMILYSAFAGLVLLY; encoded by the coding sequence ATGATATTTTTTCAGCTTTTCATCGTATTCATTCAGATAGGCATCTTCGGATTCGGAGGTGGCTATTCCATGATATCCCTGATTCAGGGACAGGTTGTTACGCAGTATCATTGGATGACGATGCAAGAGTTTACCGATGTGGTTGCCATTTCTCAGATGACACCGGGACCTATCGGTATCAACACCGCTACCTATTGTGGCTATACAGCAGTCCATAATGCCGGCATGAGTGGCATGATGGCTGTACTCGGAAGTGCCATGGCGACCTTTGCTTTGGTTCTCCCATCCTTGGTTTTGATGATTCTTATCAGCAAGATGCTGTACAAGTATATGAACACCTCAGCCGTCCAGAGCATCTTCATCGGTCTTCGCCCAGCCATTGTCGGTCTGGTAGGAGCCGCAGCCCTGCTCCTGATGAATGGCGAGAACTTCTCTACGCCAGCCAATCCCTGGCATTTCTACATCTCCATCGCCCTCTTCTTTGCCACCTTTATCGGTGTGAAGGTGATGAAGATCAATCCTATCCGCATGATACTCTACTCGGCTTTTGCCGGACTGGTATTACTATATTAA